A window of Glycine soja cultivar W05 chromosome 2, ASM419377v2, whole genome shotgun sequence genomic DNA:
CCAACAAATCCCCAACCTCATCTCCGTCCCCTCCCTCACCTTCTCCCCCACACCCCCTCACTCCTTCGCCGCCGCACACTCCGCCTCCCTCACTCTTTACAGCTCCCAGACCCTCTCCCCCGCTGCCACCATCTCCTCCTTCTCCGACGCCGTCTCCTGCGCCTCCTTCCGCTCCGACTCCCGCCTCCTGGCCGCCTCCGACCTCTCCGGCCTTGTCCAGGTCTTCGACGTCAAATCCCGCACCGCCCTCCGCCGCCTCAAGTCTCATTTCCGCCCCGTCCGCTTCGTCCACTTCCCCCGCCTCGACAAGCTCCACCTCATCTCTGCCGGCGACGACGCCCTCGTCAAGCTCTGGGACGTCGCCGAGGAGACCCCGGTCTCCGAGTTCCTCGGCCACAAGGACTATGTCAGGTGCGGAGACTCCTCCCCTGTGAATTCTGAAATCTTCGTTACAGGCTCCTATGACCATGTCGTCAGGCTCTGGGATGCTAGGGTTAGGGATTCGAAATCGTCGGTGCAGGTGAACCACGGCGCGCCCGTGGAGGATGTTGTGTTCTTGCCGTCCGGAGGGATGGTTGCGACGGCGGGTGGGAATTCGGTTAAAATTTGGGACTTGATTGGTGGAGGGAAGCTTGTGTACTCCATGGAGAGTCACAACAAGACTGTCACGTCGATTTGTGTCGGGAGAATTGGGAAGGATTATGGTGAAGAATCATCGAATCAGTTTAGGATTATGAGTGTGGGGTTGGATGGGTACTTGAAGGTGTTTGATTATGGATCATTGAAGGTTACACATTCCATGAGGTTCCCCGCGCCTCTTTTGTCGGTCGCCTACTCGCCAGATTGTTCCACCAGGGTGATTGGGACATCCAATGGAGTGATCTATGCTAGCaagaggaagatgaaggaaaaagagaaggaggaggaggagagtgAGGCTAGCTTGGTTTGGAGAACTGCTCCTGTGGAGAATACTGAGAAGAAAGCGGTGAGGCCTTCGCATTTTAGGTATTTTCATAGAGGGCAGGGAACCAAACCGTCTGAGGGGGATTTCTTGGTTATGAAGCCCAAGAAGAAGAAGTGGGCTAAGCACGACACGCTGTTGAACAAGTTTGAGCATGGAGAGGCTCTGGTGTCTGTGTTGGGAACTATGAACCCCGGGCATGTGGTGGCTGTGATGGAGGAATTGGTGGCTAGGAAGAAATTTCTCAAGTGTGTCTCCAACTTGGATGTGGAGAAGTTGGAACTGCTCTTGGAATTCTTGCATAAGTATTGTACCATGCCTAGATATTCTAGTTTGTTGATGGGGTTCGCCAAGAAGGTTCTTGAAATGAGGGCGGATGATATTAGAGCTTCTGATTCTGAAGCCATCAAGAGTCATATCATAAATCTCAAGCGGGCTGTTGCCCAGGAGATTCAGATTCAACAGTCATTGCAAGAGATACAGGGTATAATTTCTCCTTTGTTGAAGATTGCTGGAAGATGAAATTTTGGGCTTCTCATCCATGAGCTGGTTTTGTTAGGCTATcctcttcctcttttttttttttttttctctctctctctctctaatttttatttaagaatgtATGTGTTATTCTTGTAATTTGATTCAAGCAATGCCAGTTTCTCTAGAATTTTTGTTGGCAACTGTGATCCTTTGAAAGCACAGGGAAATGCTTATTGCCAATTGTGTTTTAGGGATTCTACTTACAACTTCATCTATGGTCTCATTTGGcacttatataatattttattttgtatgacGGCCCTCTAAACAGGGGGATCTTTTAGAATGCTGTGTTTTCTTATCCCGTTGGCAAGAGAGTATTGAATCCCAAAATTAGATCTCTATGTGCTATTAAATTAGACCTATTTGTGCACCTACTTTGCAGGTATCCTTATTTTCTAGCAGCCAATTGTTAGATAAAGATGTAATGTGCTATTATATTGAATAACTGAACGTTGAACTGCAGTTGTGACAGTTATAtccattttataaataattttactaattttCACAAAATGGTTCATGAAAGTGCTTCTTTGCTATGCTCCCAAGTTTGCACTAGAATATTACCCTCATCTGCAGAATCACTGTGTGTAGCTTCTTCAACACTTTTCATGCTCTTTCACTTCCTTCCACTGCTAAGACAGAGTCTTCATTTACCTCGGATTTTCATCTCCTTCCCAAATAAGGAGCCTAAGATGCTTTGTCCAAGATTTGGTGTGTTGGGCTGTTATTCTGTCTACATTTAACAGATTCTCTTGCTCTGTCTCTCCATAAGCTTATGATAAGAGAGATGGCTTGTCCCCTTAAATGGTCCTCTCACATTAGTACTTATCTTGTCCTTGACCTCTTTTCTTGTTCCTCtccttattaaaataataaaatcggTATTTGAAGCAGCAAAATCTTGGCTCCAATTTCCTGAAGAAAAGCCTCTGTTTGGGTCGATCCCTGCCCTGAATTTGTCATCATTGAAGAACTTCGGTTAATTCCCATGCTCCTCCATCTGGAACCCTTTAGTTCCTTCAATCCGATTGAGAGGTTCTTTTCCATAAGTCTGGCCAGAGAAATCATTTTGTACCTACTGATTGGTTCCAAGGCTGCTACTTCCCACTTCAATTCTTCCTTCAAGCCCCCTAAGAAGAATCCCATATACTGATCCTCTATTAATGGGGGAATCTGTGCTaccaacattttgaaatcctaCTCATATTTGTTCACTGCCTATTTGAATCCATCACAGCTTGCATCTCTAACTTCATGCAGAGAAGACTTAAAGTAATATATGTTTCCTCTAGTAGGAGGCTAATATTTGGATATAATTTTCTTCCTTGCAATTTTGCTTTGTTGTAATGGGGAAATATGTTCTGCACGAAATTAAGGATCCATCATATTTGATTTAAGGCTGTGTCTAAGGGAGACCACTTTTATAAGTGGTCCATCATCAATCACTTTTAAGAGCCCTTGGATTTATGAAGACTCATAATAATATGAGCTCTACCTCATCAAAACATCTCCTTTATGTTTCTCCCTCTCCCAATGTCATTAATGGAAGCTCCAACAACAGCTCTAGCGACTCCTCTGGCACGGGTAATCCCCAACCGCCACCACACCCTCctccttcctcctcctcctccgtcCAAAAACAAAGGTAACACAAAAGCATAGTGACATTGCTAAACTCACCAAACCAGCAATTCCCCACAATGCACGATAAAAATGTAAGATATTAAATTTCGAAGTGCATGAAGCTTGGGCACTAATGGAGTTCACAATACCATCAAATAAAccaaatttatttgaataaccAACATATGCCAGTTACACGACAAGTTCAGAAATTTTAAGGCACCCATATGAAATTTCAACAAAAGATTTTCATTATGTTTTTGAAAAGCAATTGTGAACAAACATAAATCAAGAGCAAATAttgtaaaatcaaaataaaatcgcCATACACAGACGCTTGGCTTCAATGTTGTGAAACCATTGTAGCTTCTTTGTCAATGATGAATTCAAAACCCTTGGCAGGGACTAGTTTCTTCGTGTCTTCcctcttgttcttgattcttTGCGTTGTTGAAATAGAGAAATTTCATATTTCACTTCGAAAAGGATGGGCTGCCTCTTTGGCAGTGGTGGTTTCCGATGGCGTGTGGTGAAGGAGGAGGTTACCATGCAAGGGAGTTTAGGGCTAGTTGTGGCGGCGGAAGGAGGATATGATGGTGGTGTGGTGATGAGGAGGATGGAAATGATGCATGTGGTAATCGTTTCTGAGAATCACAATGCTTCAGATTTGGAAGGGATCAGAAGGTGTCACAATACCAACAGGAAGAGGAATAATCAGATTGGGGTCTTTGGCAAAGCGGGAGGATGGTGGTTGTCAGTGTCGAGGTCGCGTTCAACACTAAAATCAAAGGGTCGGTTATGTTGTCAGCGACGAAAGTGTagaaaggaaaaggagaaagagaaggtCATGAcataatattacaatgaag
This region includes:
- the LOC114390546 gene encoding protein SLOW WALKER 1-like, which produces MEEARVQKNFPVKPKLKSMARTPKQTPESKYWSSFKTQQIPNLISVPSLTFSPTPPHSFAAAHSASLTLYSSQTLSPAATISSFSDAVSCASFRSDSRLLAASDLSGLVQVFDVKSRTALRRLKSHFRPVRFVHFPRLDKLHLISAGDDALVKLWDVAEETPVSEFLGHKDYVRCGDSSPVNSEIFVTGSYDHVVRLWDARVRDSKSSVQVNHGAPVEDVVFLPSGGMVATAGGNSVKIWDLIGGGKLVYSMESHNKTVTSICVGRIGKDYGEESSNQFRIMSVGLDGYLKVFDYGSLKVTHSMRFPAPLLSVAYSPDCSTRVIGTSNGVIYASKRKMKEKEKEEEESEASLVWRTAPVENTEKKAVRPSHFRYFHRGQGTKPSEGDFLVMKPKKKKWAKHDTLLNKFEHGEALVSVLGTMNPGHVVAVMEELVARKKFLKCVSNLDVEKLELLLEFLHKYCTMPRYSSLLMGFAKKVLEMRADDIRASDSEAIKSHIINLKRAVAQEIQIQQSLQEIQGIISPLLKIAGR